GATTAGATATCCCTAAAGAACTCATTCTTGAAATTTTAGCAGAAGCTAAAAAGCTTTATTAAATATTGATCATCAAGATCAATAAAGCCACGAATTCTATGAGTAATTCTCAGAATTCGTGGCTCAATGTATTATAAAACGATAATTGTCTTATTTTTCTAATAATTGCTTATTTAAGAAAGCTTCCATAGCTCTATAAAAATCAAAACGATTTTCTTCATTTCTAAAACCATGACCTTCATTATCTTTCACTAAATACTCAACAACGACTCCTTTTTCTTTCATGGCAGCAACCATTTGATCAGACTCATCCACATTCACTCTAGGGTCGTTTGCACCTTGAGCAATGAATAATGGAGCTTCTATTTTGTCTACATGGAATACTGGAGATACTTCACGAAGCATCAAACTATCGGCCTCTAAATCACCAACCATTTCAAACATCATATCCAACATTGGTTTCCAATAAGGAGGAATAGTTTTCATAAAAGTGAACATATTAGAAACACCCACATAATCAACACCTGCAGCATATAATTCTGGCTCTTTAACTAATCCCATTAAAGTAGCATATCCACCATAAGAACCACCATAAATAGCAATTCTTTCAGGATCTGCAATTCCATTATCAATTAACCAATTGGTTCCATCAGTGATGTCATCTTGCATTTCGCGTCCCCATTTTTTGAAAGAAGCTTCCCAAAACTGACGACCATAACCTGTTGAACCACGGAAGTTCATTTGCAATACTGCATATCCCCTATTGGCTAAGAACTGAACTTCTGGATTGAATCCCCAACTATCTCTAGCCCAAGGACCACCATGAGGGTTAATCACCACAGGAAGGTTCTTAGCGTTTTCCATGGTATAGCCTTTTGGCAAAGTTAAATATCCATGAATTTTTAAATCATCGCGCGAAGTATAACTGATGGGGAGCTGATTCGACATTTCGTTTTCATCTATCCAAGGACTCACTTCTACTATCTTCTCAATCTCATCATTATCAGTATTATAAATATAATACGAACCCAATGACTTGTCGCTATAAGTTCTGATGATATATGTGTTTTCATCATCGTTGCTTGCTGATATTGCAATCTCATATCCATAAAGATGCTTCTCTAATTTCTTGTACATTTCCTCCGATTTGGTATCGAAAAAATGACGTTCTCGTTTCCAACCTGTATATGATGCAGCAGTAATTACTTTTCTTTTCCTAGAATAGCTCACGCTTTCAACATCATAATCGTCATTCTTATATAAAACCTTAACTTCCTCACCTGTTGCAGGGTTAAACTCTACAATGGCTGACTTATCTCTTCCAATATTAGAACTTCCTATGATATTTTTATTATCGAAAGTAAAAAATTGAGGGCTAAAACCTTCTTTAAAATTAGTCGTTAATATAGTTTTCCATTCGTCTTGCTCAGTGCTTCTATATAATACACTTTGACTGGTGCCATCAAGAGCCAATGCAATTCTTAATTTGCCGTTATGGTCTAGCATCCAACCCTGAATGTTTCCAGGATTCTCAGCAATCATTTCCATTTCACCAGTTTTCAAGTTCAAACGATAGGGATCAAAAACTTGAGGATTCCTCTTGTTTAAGCCAATAATCATGAAATCTTTTTGCTCTGGAAGATCATCAATAATTTGCGATCTAACACCTTCAAATTCAGTAAAGCTTATAAGATTAGTTCCATCTATATTCACACCGTAAAGACGATAATTTTCATCTCCACCAGTATCTTTTAAGAACACAATTTGTTCATCATTTGGCCAGAAATATCCTGCGATATCTCTATCTACTTCTTTTGTTAACTGAATTGATTCAGCTTCGCCCCTCTTTTGAATGAAAATATTCATTCTACTTTCATAAGGAGCCATATAAGAATAATAACTTCCATCAGGAGAGATTTGATAACTAGATTTCTCCGGGTTTTTAAAGAAGTTTTCTAAAGGAATTTGTTTGGCTTTCACTATTTCGGCTTTTTTGTCTTTGGCCTGATCACAGTCACAGGAATTCAATCCTCCCATTACTATAGCCAAAGTTAATAATACATAAATTCTTCTCATTTTATCTGATTTTAAGAACGATTTTTTGACGATGAACTGCTTCTATTGTTACATTAAAACTCAAAGATAATATTTAAATAGAAATGAATGAGCATTTTAACGGGTGTTAACATGATCTAATTGAATTCCCTTTTTGTACTTGACTTCGCTAGCTGTTAATCTTTTGCAAAAAAAACAAGCTTACTCATCTCAATGTCTAAAACATATTAAAATTTACTAATTTTACCATTCACCCATATTTCCAATATAATATATGAAGACCAATCCCATTATAGAAAGCTTACCTGAACATTTAAAAGATTTCATTATTGACCAAAACTATCAACAATATACTGGAAGAAGCCAGGCTGTTTGGAGATATGTGATGCGAAGAAATTTAGATTATCTTGCTGATGTGGCGCATCATAGTTATCTAGATGGATTAAAGAAAACAGGAATAAGTATTGATAGGATTCCTTCTTTGGAAGATATGAATGATATTTTATCCCAAATTGGCTGGGGAGCTGTTTGTGTGGATGGTTTTATTCCTCCAGCTGCCTTTATGGAATTCCAAAAACATAATGTTCTAGTTATTGCTGCTGATATTCGTTCTATTGATCAACTGGAATATACTCCTGCTCCCGACATTGTTCATGAAGCTGCGGGTCACGCGCCTATTATTGCTGATAAGGAATATGCAGAATATTTAAGAAAATTCGGAGATATTGGTTCAAAAGCCTTTAGTAGCACTTATGATTATGAACTCTATGAAGCCATTCGTCATCTTTCTATTTTAAAAGCAGATCCCAATACTAAAGCTAAAGATATTAAAACAGCAGAGGATGCCATCATTGAATTAGAAGCTAATCCGAGTCCTCCATCCGAAATGGCCTTCATTCGTAATTTGCATTGGTGGACTGTAGAATATGGT
This genomic interval from Lentimicrobium sp. L6 contains the following:
- a CDS encoding S9 family peptidase, which translates into the protein MRRIYVLLTLAIVMGGLNSCDCDQAKDKKAEIVKAKQIPLENFFKNPEKSSYQISPDGSYYSYMAPYESRMNIFIQKRGEAESIQLTKEVDRDIAGYFWPNDEQIVFLKDTGGDENYRLYGVNIDGTNLISFTEFEGVRSQIIDDLPEQKDFMIIGLNKRNPQVFDPYRLNLKTGEMEMIAENPGNIQGWMLDHNGKLRIALALDGTSQSVLYRSTEQDEWKTILTTNFKEGFSPQFFTFDNKNIIGSSNIGRDKSAIVEFNPATGEEVKVLYKNDDYDVESVSYSRKRKVITAASYTGWKRERHFFDTKSEEMYKKLEKHLYGYEIAISASNDDENTYIIRTYSDKSLGSYYIYNTDNDEIEKIVEVSPWIDENEMSNQLPISYTSRDDLKIHGYLTLPKGYTMENAKNLPVVINPHGGPWARDSWGFNPEVQFLANRGYAVLQMNFRGSTGYGRQFWEASFKKWGREMQDDITDGTNWLIDNGIADPERIAIYGGSYGGYATLMGLVKEPELYAAGVDYVGVSNMFTFMKTIPPYWKPMLDMMFEMVGDLEADSLMLREVSPVFHVDKIEAPLFIAQGANDPRVNVDESDQMVAAMKEKGVVVEYLVKDNEGHGFRNEENRFDFYRAMEAFLNKQLLEK